In one Saccharibacillus brassicae genomic region, the following are encoded:
- the folK gene encoding 2-amino-4-hydroxy-6-hydroxymethyldihydropteridine diphosphokinase, which produces MNEHARTSTSEQSEAYIALGANLGRREETLREALRLLNEQPEIEVLRVSDVYETDPVGYADQPPFLNMAAVVGTSMPPHRLLEIMQTVEDRLGRVRDIRFGPRTADLDLLWMNGLAVETTELTLPHPRMHERFFVLVPLDDVVPPEEPSGLRALVDRSLAELGPAAGIARFSGPLFP; this is translated from the coding sequence ATGAACGAACACGCCCGAACTTCCACCTCTGAGCAATCAGAGGCTTATATTGCTTTGGGGGCCAATCTCGGCCGCCGCGAAGAGACGCTGCGCGAGGCGCTGCGGTTGTTGAACGAACAGCCGGAGATCGAAGTGCTGCGTGTCTCCGACGTATACGAGACCGATCCGGTCGGCTACGCCGACCAGCCGCCTTTTCTGAACATGGCCGCGGTAGTCGGCACGTCGATGCCGCCGCACCGGCTGCTCGAAATTATGCAGACGGTCGAAGACCGCCTGGGCCGGGTGCGCGATATCCGCTTCGGACCGCGAACCGCCGATCTGGACCTGCTGTGGATGAACGGCCTCGCGGTCGAGACGACCGAGCTGACGCTGCCGCATCCGCGTATGCACGAACGCTTCTTCGTGCTCGTGCCGCTCGACGACGTCGTGCCGCCGGAAGAGCCTTCCGGCCTGCGCGCGCTCGTCGACCGCTCGTTGGCCGAGCTCGGCCCGGCAGCGGGCATCGCCCGTTTTTCCGGCCCCCTGTTTCCTTAA
- the lysS gene encoding lysine--tRNA ligase yields MSEENTNQENQEVELSELLKVRREKLGELKELGIDPFGAKFERDETAAGIMAKYDTMDKDELEEKAIEVRLAGRIMAKRAMGKASFAHIQDLTGRIQLYVRKDSVAEEQYGAFTILDLGDIVGIRGTVFKTKTGETTVKVSELTVLTKSLQPLPDKYHGLKDVELRYRQRYVDMIVNPEVQQTFILRSRIIQSMRRYLDSLGYLEVETPTLHSIAGGAAARPFITHHNALDMELYMRIAIELHLKRLIVGGLEKVYEIGRVYRNEGTSTRHNPEFTMIELYEAYADYKDIMSLVENMVAHIAQEVLGTTTIQYQGQEIDLKPQWRRVSMVDAVKEVTGVDFGAPMTDEEAHALAKEHKVPVEKHMKFGHVLNAFFEQFVEETLIQPTFVTGHPLEISPLAKKNDEDPRFTDRFELFVVAREHANAFSELNDPIDQRQRFEAQLVEKEHGNDEAHEMDEDFIRALEYGMPPTGGLGIGIDRLVMLLTDAPSIRDVLLFPHMRNL; encoded by the coding sequence GTGTCTGAAGAAAACACGAACCAGGAAAACCAGGAAGTCGAATTGAGCGAACTGCTTAAGGTACGCCGCGAAAAACTGGGTGAACTGAAAGAGCTCGGCATCGATCCGTTCGGCGCCAAGTTCGAACGCGACGAGACGGCAGCCGGTATCATGGCCAAGTACGACACGATGGACAAAGACGAGCTGGAAGAAAAAGCGATCGAAGTGCGCCTGGCCGGCCGCATCATGGCCAAGCGCGCGATGGGCAAAGCCAGCTTCGCCCATATTCAGGACCTGACCGGCCGTATTCAATTATATGTACGTAAAGACAGCGTGGCCGAGGAGCAATACGGCGCGTTTACGATTCTCGATCTCGGCGACATCGTCGGCATCCGCGGCACGGTGTTCAAGACGAAGACCGGCGAGACGACGGTCAAAGTCTCGGAATTGACCGTTCTGACCAAGTCGCTGCAGCCGCTGCCCGACAAGTATCACGGACTCAAGGACGTAGAGCTGCGCTACCGCCAGCGTTACGTCGACATGATCGTCAACCCGGAAGTGCAGCAGACGTTTATCCTGCGTTCGCGTATCATCCAGTCGATGCGCCGCTACCTGGATTCGCTCGGCTACCTCGAAGTCGAGACGCCGACGCTGCATTCCATCGCGGGCGGCGCGGCCGCTCGTCCGTTCATTACGCATCACAACGCGCTCGACATGGAACTGTACATGCGGATCGCGATCGAGCTGCATCTGAAGCGCCTGATCGTGGGCGGTCTGGAGAAAGTATACGAGATCGGCCGCGTCTACCGGAACGAAGGCACGTCGACCCGCCACAACCCGGAATTCACGATGATCGAGCTGTACGAAGCTTACGCCGACTACAAGGACATCATGAGCCTGGTGGAGAACATGGTCGCGCATATCGCCCAGGAAGTGCTCGGCACGACGACGATCCAGTACCAGGGCCAGGAGATCGACCTCAAGCCGCAGTGGCGCCGGGTGTCTATGGTCGATGCGGTCAAGGAAGTGACCGGCGTGGACTTCGGCGCGCCTATGACCGACGAAGAAGCGCATGCGCTGGCCAAGGAACATAAAGTTCCGGTCGAGAAGCACATGAAGTTCGGGCACGTCCTGAACGCCTTCTTCGAGCAGTTCGTGGAAGAGACGCTGATTCAGCCGACCTTCGTAACCGGACATCCGCTCGAAATTTCGCCGCTGGCGAAAAAGAACGACGAAGATCCGCGCTTTACCGACCGGTTCGAGTTGTTCGTCGTCGCGCGGGAGCACGCCAACGCGTTCAGCGAGCTGAACGACCCGATCGACCAGCGCCAGCGCTTCGAAGCGCAGCTGGTCGAGAAAGAGCACGGCAACGACGAAGCGCACGAGATGGACGAAGACTTTATCCGCGCGCTGGAATACGGCATGCCGCCTACGGGCGGTCTCGGCATCGGCATCGACCGTCTGGTCATGCTGCTGACCGACGCTCCGTCGATCCGCGACGTCCTTCTGTTCCCGCACATGCGGAATCTGTAG
- a CDS encoding glycosidase, which yields MKITRHPDNPIVVPGLYEWRKATVFNPAVIVDNGKFYMIERTAGSLTPCKNYLGLLESEDGVHFTHVKEEPILTPDQLGFPYGSVQDPRVVKIDGTFYLNYALRPCAMSYYPTGTGIPERSIPTYPDGWGEQPGHWLTRSSIARSDNLIDWEFVADTTPLEINDRDNILFPEKINGRFVLLRRPEEYVGEAYGTEKAAMWITYSDDLIHWDEPKLLAAAENPSWESRKIGGSTPPIRTDAGWLVLYHGVDDDIVYRVGALLLDLDNPEIVLARTWEPIMEPETYYEKFGYQIPNVVFPTGNIVKDGLLYIYYGVTDTAIALATVPVDELVGHLLEQVEPAGQTGRN from the coding sequence ATGAAAATCACCCGACATCCCGACAATCCGATCGTCGTGCCCGGTCTGTACGAATGGCGCAAAGCGACCGTCTTCAATCCCGCCGTCATCGTCGACAACGGCAAATTTTATATGATCGAACGGACCGCCGGATCGCTGACGCCGTGCAAAAATTACCTCGGTCTGCTCGAAAGCGAAGACGGCGTGCACTTTACCCACGTCAAGGAAGAACCGATCCTAACGCCCGATCAGCTCGGCTTCCCGTATGGCAGCGTGCAGGACCCGCGCGTCGTCAAGATCGACGGCACGTTCTACCTGAACTACGCCCTGCGTCCGTGCGCGATGAGCTATTACCCGACCGGCACCGGCATTCCGGAACGCTCGATCCCGACCTATCCCGACGGCTGGGGCGAACAGCCCGGCCACTGGTTGACCCGTTCGTCGATCGCCAGGTCCGATAACCTGATCGATTGGGAATTCGTCGCCGACACGACGCCGCTTGAGATCAACGACCGCGACAACATCCTCTTCCCCGAAAAGATCAACGGGCGATTCGTGCTGCTGCGCCGCCCCGAAGAATACGTCGGCGAAGCGTACGGCACGGAGAAAGCGGCGATGTGGATCACCTACTCCGACGACCTTATCCATTGGGACGAGCCCAAGCTGCTGGCTGCAGCGGAGAATCCCTCCTGGGAATCCCGCAAGATCGGCGGTTCCACGCCTCCGATCCGGACCGACGCCGGCTGGCTCGTGCTGTATCACGGCGTGGACGACGACATCGTCTACCGCGTAGGCGCGCTGCTGCTCGATCTGGACAATCCGGAGATCGTGCTTGCCCGTACCTGGGAGCCGATCATGGAACCGGAGACGTATTACGAAAAATTCGGCTACCAGATTCCCAACGTCGTGTTCCCGACCGGCAATATCGTCAAAGACGGGCTGCTGTACATCTACTACGGGGTCACGGACACGGCGATCGCGCTGGCGACGGTGCCCGTGGACGAATTGGTCGGGCATCTGCTGGAGCAGGTGGAGCCGGCCGGGCAGACGGGGCGGAATTAA
- the folP gene encoding dihydropteroate synthase, whose translation MKPILHIRHYAWGDVRLNLGRATRIMGILNTTPDSFSDGGRYVNIEAAVRHAREMVLAGADLIDIGGESTRPGADPVSLDEELSRILPVIEALRREMPGIPLSVDTYKAEVARQSLAAGAHIINDVWGGKADTRMAQVAAESGCPIVLTHNRPEPNYEDLLGDVAADLMESVQIARAAGVLDENIILDPGIGFAKNGEENLRIMTQLGRLVELGFPVLLGTSRKRFIREVLNLPADDVVEGTAATVAFGIAEGCQIVRVHDVASIKRTVAMCDAMLYAESGRSYEPRT comes from the coding sequence ATGAAGCCTATTCTTCATATCCGTCATTACGCTTGGGGCGACGTCCGCCTGAACCTGGGCCGCGCCACGCGAATCATGGGGATTCTGAACACCACGCCCGATTCTTTTTCCGACGGGGGCCGTTACGTGAACATCGAAGCGGCCGTCCGCCATGCCCGCGAGATGGTGCTGGCCGGAGCCGACCTGATCGACATCGGCGGCGAGTCGACCCGTCCGGGCGCCGATCCCGTCTCGCTGGACGAAGAACTGTCGCGCATCCTGCCGGTGATCGAAGCGCTGCGGCGCGAGATGCCGGGCATTCCGCTGTCCGTCGACACGTACAAAGCCGAAGTCGCCCGCCAGTCGCTGGCGGCCGGCGCGCATATCATCAACGACGTGTGGGGCGGCAAAGCCGATACGCGCATGGCGCAGGTCGCCGCGGAATCGGGCTGTCCGATCGTGCTGACGCATAATCGTCCCGAACCGAATTACGAAGACCTGCTGGGCGACGTCGCCGCCGATCTGATGGAGAGCGTGCAGATCGCCCGCGCCGCCGGGGTGCTGGACGAGAACATCATTTTGGACCCGGGCATCGGCTTCGCCAAGAACGGCGAAGAGAATCTGCGGATCATGACGCAGCTCGGCCGGCTGGTCGAACTGGGATTCCCCGTGCTGCTCGGCACGTCGCGCAAACGGTTTATCCGCGAAGTGCTCAACCTGCCGGCGGACGACGTCGTCGAAGGCACCGCCGCGACCGTCGCTTTCGGCATCGCCGAAGGCTGCCAGATCGTGCGGGTGCACGACGTCGCTTCGATCAAACGGACCGTGGCCATGTGCGACGCCATGCTGTACGCGGAGTCCGGCCGCTCCTACGAACCCCGTACATAA
- the folB gene encoding dihydroneopterin aldolase translates to MDKMIISRMEYYGRHGVFEEERRLGQRFYVGLELEMDLSAAGLTDDLEQAVNYAEVHETVKSVVEGESVKLIEALAERIASAVLRTYTRVEAATVRVTKPHPPFDIHFEGVTVEIRRSRKREQA, encoded by the coding sequence ATGGACAAAATGATCATCTCCCGCATGGAATATTACGGACGCCACGGCGTATTCGAGGAAGAACGCCGGCTCGGACAGCGGTTCTACGTAGGTTTGGAACTTGAAATGGACCTGTCCGCGGCGGGATTGACCGACGATCTGGAGCAGGCCGTCAATTACGCCGAAGTGCACGAGACGGTCAAAAGCGTCGTCGAAGGCGAGTCCGTCAAGCTGATCGAGGCGCTCGCCGAACGTATTGCATCCGCGGTGCTGCGCACTTATACTAGGGTGGAAGCGGCGACCGTACGCGTCACCAAGCCGCATCCTCCGTTCGATATCCATTTCGAAGGCGTGACCGTGGAGATTCGCCGGAGCCGAAAGAGAGAGCAGGCATGA
- a CDS encoding TetR/AcrR family transcriptional regulator, translating to MPKIVDHEQQKIKVAEAAWRVIRRSGIEQASVRNVAQEAGVSPGSMRHYFSTQAELFSFSMHLVSERVTRRVSAYSFDRPVPEVARDVLRELVPCHEESRSEMEVWLAFASKTMSEPSLREHADRVYEQMKHAITLILQALVEYEFASKTLRVEEEAVKMLTFVDGVALHGLLYPERMPPPLMEKLLDEYLDALCKKTD from the coding sequence ATGCCAAAAATCGTCGATCACGAACAACAAAAAATCAAAGTCGCCGAAGCCGCCTGGAGAGTCATCCGCCGCTCGGGCATCGAACAGGCTTCCGTCCGCAACGTCGCGCAGGAAGCCGGCGTATCGCCGGGGTCGATGCGGCATTACTTCTCCACGCAGGCCGAACTCTTTTCCTTCTCCATGCATCTGGTCTCGGAACGCGTCACCCGACGGGTCTCGGCTTACTCTTTCGATCGTCCGGTGCCGGAAGTGGCCCGAGACGTGCTGCGCGAATTGGTGCCTTGCCATGAAGAAAGCCGTTCCGAAATGGAAGTATGGTTGGCTTTCGCGTCAAAAACGATGTCGGAACCTTCGCTGCGCGAACACGCGGACCGCGTCTACGAGCAGATGAAGCACGCGATAACGCTGATTCTTCAAGCGCTCGTCGAGTACGAGTTTGCTTCGAAAACGCTGCGCGTCGAAGAAGAAGCGGTGAAGATGCTGACGTTCGTCGACGGGGTCGCGCTGCACGGACTGCTGTATCCCGAACGCATGCCGCCCCCTTTAATGGAGAAACTGCTGGATGAATACCTCGATGCTTTGTGCAAGAAGACTGATTAA
- the dusB gene encoding tRNA dihydrouridine synthase DusB has translation MLKIGEIELKNRVVLAPMAGVCNPAFRLIAKEFGTGLVCAEMVSDKAILNGNKRTREMLFVDEREKPLSLQIFGGDRASLVEAAKVVDQETNADIIDINMGCPVPKVTKCDAGARWLLNPEKIYEMVSAVTAAVQKPVTVKMRIGWDSEHIFIEQNAKAAEAAGASAISVHGRTREQLYTGHADWSWIKLAKSSVSIPVIGNGDVLTPEDAKRMLDTTGCDGVMIGRGALGNPWMLYSTIHYLETGELLTDPPPEDKVRIAVLHMDRLIALKGENVAVREMRKHLSWYLKGLKGSASIKDTIMEGTTRDQMVRILDGYLANLPQLVAAEA, from the coding sequence ATGCTGAAAATCGGCGAGATCGAACTGAAAAACCGTGTCGTGCTGGCTCCGATGGCCGGCGTCTGCAATCCCGCTTTTCGCCTGATCGCCAAAGAGTTCGGCACGGGACTCGTCTGCGCGGAGATGGTCAGCGACAAAGCGATTCTCAACGGCAACAAGCGCACGCGCGAGATGCTGTTCGTCGACGAACGCGAAAAGCCGCTCAGCCTGCAAATTTTCGGCGGCGACCGCGCTTCGCTTGTCGAAGCGGCGAAAGTTGTCGACCAGGAGACCAACGCGGACATTATCGATATCAACATGGGCTGCCCGGTTCCCAAAGTGACCAAATGCGATGCCGGCGCCCGTTGGCTGCTCAACCCCGAGAAAATTTACGAGATGGTCTCCGCCGTGACCGCCGCCGTCCAAAAGCCGGTCACGGTCAAGATGCGTATCGGTTGGGACAGCGAGCATATTTTCATCGAGCAGAACGCCAAAGCGGCCGAAGCGGCCGGGGCGAGCGCGATCAGCGTCCACGGCCGTACGCGCGAGCAGCTCTATACCGGGCACGCCGACTGGAGCTGGATCAAGCTGGCCAAATCTTCCGTCAGCATTCCGGTCATCGGCAACGGGGACGTCCTGACGCCGGAAGACGCCAAGCGCATGCTCGATACGACGGGCTGCGACGGGGTCATGATCGGCCGCGGTGCGCTCGGCAACCCATGGATGCTGTACAGCACCATCCATTACCTGGAGACCGGCGAGCTGCTCACCGATCCGCCGCCGGAAGACAAAGTGCGCATCGCCGTCCTGCATATGGACCGCCTTATCGCGCTCAAGGGCGAGAACGTCGCCGTACGCGAAATGCGCAAGCATTTGTCGTGGTACCTCAAAGGGCTCAAAGGTTCCGCGAGTATCAAGGACACGATCATGGAAGGCACGACCCGCGATCAGATGGTACGCATCCTCGACGGATACCTGGCCAATCTGCCGCAGCTTGTCGCCGCCGAAGCCTGA
- the greA gene encoding transcription elongation factor GreA → MSDKEVILTQDGLKKLEDELEHLKSVKRREVAERIKVAIGYGDISENSEYEDAKNEQAFIEGRVITLEKMLRNARIINSDEIATDVVSVGSTVQVKDLEFGDEVEYTIVGSAESNPLENRISNESPVGMALLGKSVGATVDVSVPAGVLQYTILGIRK, encoded by the coding sequence ATGAGCGATAAAGAGGTTATTCTCACCCAGGACGGGCTGAAGAAGTTGGAAGATGAATTGGAGCACCTGAAATCCGTGAAACGCCGCGAAGTCGCGGAACGGATCAAAGTGGCGATCGGCTACGGCGATATCAGCGAAAACTCCGAATACGAAGACGCCAAAAACGAACAGGCTTTCATCGAAGGCCGTGTCATCACGCTGGAGAAAATGCTGCGCAACGCGCGGATCATCAACAGCGACGAGATCGCGACCGACGTCGTCAGCGTAGGATCGACCGTTCAGGTCAAAGATCTGGAATTCGGCGACGAAGTGGAGTACACCATCGTCGGCTCTGCGGAATCGAATCCGCTGGAGAACCGCATTTCCAACGAAAGTCCGGTCGGCATGGCGCTGCTGGGCAAATCCGTAGGCGCGACGGTCGACGTCAGCGTTCCGGCGGGTGTGCTTCAATACACGATCCTCGGCATCAGAAAATAA
- a CDS encoding helix-turn-helix domain-containing protein gives MRSEIEQSKINQLNQVKLTIDDRMNELHALASRISYDEHLTPYMLDHTLYAQEAIRTLANYKASNSIVEDLLLYMHGDSLIYSYRGLANLDVVFNREYRFENWTAEEVRRNLNEIDQPLIRAAEMVNMYSRQEPMLTYIVPIKTNDPYPYGAVVYLMKESKLTGVMDSILNDVNGSNYIFNEKGEVLTTNSRGTETPGAEWGTLADLEPGIHSMTLAGEKQSVVSVTSEENGWTYVMAMPSHQFFGRVAHVQTLIAIVFALVVVTGSLAAMMLARRQYHPVKDLMEFVGIQSGAAAKASNEWDSIRQTIREYNARIDMQQPFVRNQCLLLLLKHGRPDDREMMRTIDGIGLGFGDGQGQYLTAILSWSEPAEGRRISEERYAVRDALSHFVVEGTGARVFGVEFSAVDQLALVIALEEQEGGDGLQERIARTIEAVRLLAVDGLQSVPHIGVGSAYADLDSLNQSFVEAATALEHRKMNGRGQVTYFEQLAGPEQAEEGSFWISRKLILKLDQSLKQGSTLVAVRILSDIMDTLKKEPLSAPLLRCICFDVLNSLLRTASELGMREVFADISVLASFETLEELESRLLSLASEICAQVERNTEETRDTLIDDIVKDVDDRFSDYTLSLEHLALKYSVSTSYLSRSFKEKTGLNFSQYIWRSRVEEVIRQLETTSAPLKEIIEQVGYLDAPNFIRRFKKEMGFTPGQYRKQKASKRA, from the coding sequence TTGCGCTCCGAAATCGAGCAGTCCAAGATCAACCAGCTCAATCAAGTGAAGCTGACGATCGACGACCGGATGAACGAACTGCATGCGCTTGCCAGCCGGATTTCGTACGACGAACATCTCACTCCCTACATGCTGGACCATACGCTGTATGCGCAGGAAGCGATCCGCACACTGGCCAACTACAAAGCGAGCAACAGCATCGTCGAAGACCTGCTGCTGTACATGCACGGCGATTCGCTGATCTATTCCTACCGCGGACTCGCGAATCTGGACGTCGTCTTCAACCGGGAGTACCGATTCGAGAATTGGACAGCGGAAGAAGTGCGGCGCAATCTGAACGAGATCGATCAGCCGCTGATCCGCGCCGCGGAGATGGTCAATATGTATTCGCGCCAGGAGCCGATGTTGACGTATATCGTGCCGATCAAGACCAACGATCCGTATCCGTATGGAGCGGTCGTGTATTTAATGAAGGAATCCAAGCTGACCGGCGTGATGGACTCCATTTTGAACGACGTGAACGGCAGCAATTACATTTTTAACGAAAAAGGAGAAGTGCTGACGACCAACAGCCGCGGAACGGAGACGCCGGGCGCGGAATGGGGGACGCTTGCCGATCTGGAGCCGGGCATTCACAGCATGACGCTGGCCGGGGAGAAGCAGTCGGTCGTGTCGGTCACGTCGGAAGAAAACGGCTGGACGTATGTGATGGCGATGCCGAGCCACCAGTTTTTCGGACGGGTGGCCCATGTGCAGACGCTGATCGCGATTGTCTTCGCCCTCGTCGTCGTCACGGGCAGCCTCGCGGCGATGATGCTGGCCAGACGGCAGTACCATCCGGTCAAAGACCTGATGGAATTCGTCGGCATCCAGAGCGGAGCGGCGGCCAAAGCGTCGAACGAATGGGATTCCATCCGGCAGACGATCCGCGAATACAATGCGAGAATCGATATGCAGCAGCCGTTCGTGCGCAACCAATGCCTGCTGCTCCTGCTCAAGCACGGCCGTCCGGACGACCGGGAGATGATGCGGACGATCGACGGGATCGGGCTGGGCTTCGGGGACGGTCAAGGGCAATACCTCACGGCGATCCTGTCCTGGAGCGAGCCTGCGGAGGGACGCCGGATTTCGGAAGAACGGTATGCGGTGCGCGATGCGCTTAGTCATTTCGTCGTGGAAGGCACCGGCGCGCGCGTGTTCGGGGTCGAATTTTCCGCCGTCGACCAGCTTGCGCTGGTGATTGCCCTGGAAGAGCAGGAAGGAGGGGACGGGCTGCAAGAGAGAATCGCGCGTACGATCGAAGCGGTCCGGCTGCTTGCGGTCGACGGGCTGCAGTCCGTGCCGCATATCGGGGTTGGGTCCGCTTATGCAGATCTGGACTCGCTTAACCAGTCGTTCGTGGAAGCGGCTACGGCGCTGGAACACCGCAAGATGAACGGACGCGGGCAGGTGACGTATTTCGAGCAGCTGGCCGGGCCCGAACAGGCGGAAGAAGGCAGCTTCTGGATCTCGCGTAAACTGATTCTCAAGCTGGATCAGAGCCTCAAGCAGGGCAGTACGCTTGTAGCGGTACGCATCTTGTCGGACATCATGGATACGCTCAAAAAAGAACCGCTGTCCGCGCCGCTGCTGCGCTGTATCTGCTTCGACGTGCTGAACTCGCTGCTGCGAACGGCGTCGGAACTCGGCATGAGGGAAGTGTTTGCGGACATTTCGGTTCTGGCTTCTTTTGAAACGTTGGAAGAACTGGAGAGCCGCCTGCTGTCGCTTGCTTCCGAGATCTGCGCGCAGGTCGAACGCAACACGGAAGAGACGCGCGACACGCTGATCGACGACATCGTAAAAGACGTGGACGACCGATTCTCCGATTATACGCTGAGCCTGGAACATCTCGCGCTGAAGTATTCGGTATCCACGTCTTATCTGAGCCGCAGCTTCAAGGAAAAGACCGGGTTGAATTTTTCGCAGTACATTTGGCGCAGCCGCGTCGAAGAAGTGATCCGGCAGTTGGAGACGACGAGCGCTCCCCTCAAAGAAATCATCGAGCAGGTCGGCTATCTGGACGCGCCCAACTTCATCCGGCGGTTCAAAAAAGAAATGGGCTTCACCCCCGGGCAGTACCGCAAGCAGAAAGCGTCGAAAAGAGCTTAA